In Sphingomonas sp. R1, a single genomic region encodes these proteins:
- a CDS encoding sensor histidine kinase, with product MQFRDGDVVEGGRRETRLLGLLADCAGKMLGASDPTAMIDYLFEMVRDELLLDVYFHYRAEPDNLLVLEACGGLTPAQKAAGARLQFGQAVCGMVARDRTPRVVAQVQASDNPMTDFIRDVGLDSYACTPLLYGEVLLGTLGFGRRSGVPFTETELRFLRTICSYVAVAKNRLLVEAEMLAAMKARDALEKAQRALIGSISRQGGEENAGTAAMLAHEMVQPLSAASNYIATVEMALRGTGGPDVLRQLARARAQISRSSQIVARTRVLVEKGEVEAEFVAIDTLFGEAIELFEAAWHGARPSITIAGGSGQVLADRVQIGQVLANLLRNAAQALEGREGGAVHLSARAVEGGVEIAVTDNGPGFPEGALPAPGRSTSGGQGIGLAVTRRILAAHETALALESPAGGGSRLCFVLAARGGDPD from the coding sequence ATGCAATTTCGGGACGGCGACGTCGTCGAGGGCGGGCGGCGCGAGACTCGGCTGCTGGGTTTGCTTGCCGATTGCGCCGGCAAGATGCTCGGCGCCTCCGATCCCACCGCGATGATCGACTATCTGTTCGAGATGGTGCGCGACGAATTGCTGCTCGACGTCTATTTTCACTATCGCGCCGAGCCGGACAACTTGCTGGTGCTCGAAGCCTGCGGGGGGCTCACGCCGGCGCAGAAAGCGGCAGGCGCGCGGCTGCAGTTCGGCCAGGCGGTGTGCGGCATGGTGGCACGCGATCGTACGCCGCGCGTCGTGGCGCAGGTGCAGGCCAGCGACAATCCGATGACGGATTTCATCCGCGACGTCGGCTTGGACAGCTATGCCTGCACGCCGCTGCTGTACGGCGAGGTGCTGCTCGGCACGCTGGGGTTCGGGCGCCGCAGCGGTGTGCCCTTTACCGAGACGGAACTCCGCTTCCTGCGCACCATCTGCAGCTATGTCGCCGTCGCCAAGAACCGCCTGTTGGTGGAGGCCGAGATGCTGGCGGCGATGAAGGCGCGCGATGCGCTCGAAAAGGCCCAGCGTGCGCTGATCGGCAGCATTTCCCGCCAGGGGGGCGAGGAGAATGCCGGCACCGCCGCGATGCTGGCACACGAGATGGTGCAGCCATTGTCCGCGGCGTCCAACTACATCGCCACGGTGGAAATGGCGCTGCGCGGCACCGGGGGGCCCGACGTGCTGCGCCAGCTCGCCCGCGCCCGCGCGCAGATCAGCCGCTCCTCACAGATCGTCGCCCGCACGCGGGTTCTGGTAGAAAAGGGCGAGGTGGAAGCCGAGTTCGTCGCGATCGACACCCTGTTCGGCGAAGCGATCGAACTGTTCGAGGCGGCATGGCACGGCGCCCGACCCTCGATCACGATTGCCGGCGGGTCGGGCCAGGTGCTCGCCGATCGGGTGCAGATCGGCCAAGTGCTCGCCAACCTATTGCGCAACGCAGCCCAGGCGCTGGAGGGCAGGGAAGGCGGCGCGGTGCACCTGTCCGCCCGCGCGGTCGAAGGCGGCGTGGAGATTGCGGTGACCGACAATGGCCCCGGCTTTCCCGAGGGCGCCCTGCCGGCGCCTGGCCGGTCGACCAGCGGCGGGCAGGGCATCGGCCTCGCCGTCACCCGGCGCATTCTGGCGGCGCATGAGACAGCGCTCGCGCTGGAGTCTCCTGCCGGTGGCGGATCGCGGCTGTGCTTCGTGCTCGCCGCGCGTGGCGGCGATCCGGACTAG
- a CDS encoding TonB-dependent receptor domain-containing protein, with the protein MNHRLRFALAASCALFALPVHAQDTAKPAPEQAARKASPAEPQAPKQAFTTGVAKGRDLLDSAISASSIDEDQIQKIGTRSIAEVLGNMPGIRAETAGTDGLTAVTIRGLPMAADGSKFLQIQEDGLPVLEFGDIHFASTTAFLRTDLSLSQVQAIRGGSASTFASNSPGGLVNFISKTGEQEGGTLQLSSGLNHELGRADFNYGGRLSKTVRFNLGGFYRQGEGPRATGYDAFKGGQIKLNVTKTFNNGYVRLYAKYLDDREPNYAMVPVAVRGTNADPTYGTIAGFDPRKDTLYSRYRSSLLALDGNNNVTNLDLRQGNRSKVASVGLEAQFDIAGWTFSNRARFAQISGTYNENSSMALLPAAALAPAFAGPGATLRYASGPKTGQTIASPASLNGNGLLMYGLEIHSDLEKLDNFTNDFRGSRVWGVGRGKLTTTAGFYASSQAMVQNLHLLTDVFDIAPGGNSAFVDVIAANGTPVTQGGVLNYGIRGTGAYRRRYDLDYRVFAPYGSVNYQVGALSVGASLRYDFGKVSGTLYGSDLGGTRVGTAPIDMNRDGAISLPERTVAVLPLSQPGAANYSYGYASYSLGVNYRVAEPLSVFARYSRGARATAERIYFSPAVNSASGALTDPAMAYGPVKQAEAGVKFRKDGVTLFATGFWASTSDKNLQIGADATGATVVLQIDRDYSAKGIELEGLFEHGPLSLRLGATYTKAKIDADKADKTLVGNTPRHQPDLIFQATPQFEVKTFTIGTNVIGTTSSFAQDGNLLKQPGYTIVSPFVQVRPVNGIQLGLNVYNVFDKLAFVSVNSAAIPASGVVTAQTLTGRTITASVRFSF; encoded by the coding sequence GTGAACCACCGTCTTCGTTTCGCGCTTGCTGCATCTTGTGCGCTGTTCGCTCTGCCCGTCCACGCTCAGGACACCGCCAAGCCCGCCCCCGAGCAAGCGGCGCGCAAGGCAAGTCCGGCAGAACCCCAGGCGCCGAAGCAGGCATTTACGACCGGCGTCGCCAAGGGTCGCGACCTGCTCGACTCGGCAATTTCGGCAAGCAGCATCGACGAAGACCAGATCCAGAAGATCGGCACGCGCTCGATCGCCGAAGTGCTGGGCAACATGCCGGGCATTCGCGCTGAAACGGCCGGCACCGACGGCCTGACCGCGGTCACCATTCGCGGCCTGCCGATGGCGGCGGACGGCTCCAAGTTCCTGCAGATCCAGGAGGACGGCCTGCCCGTCCTTGAATTCGGCGACATCCACTTCGCCTCCACCACGGCGTTCCTGCGCACCGATCTGAGCCTTTCACAGGTGCAGGCGATCCGCGGCGGTTCGGCCTCCACCTTCGCATCCAATTCCCCGGGCGGCCTGGTCAACTTCATTTCCAAGACCGGCGAGCAGGAAGGCGGCACGCTGCAGCTCTCCTCGGGCCTCAACCACGAGTTGGGCCGCGCCGACTTCAACTATGGCGGTCGCCTGAGCAAGACGGTGCGCTTCAACCTGGGCGGCTTCTACCGCCAGGGCGAAGGCCCGCGCGCAACCGGTTATGACGCGTTCAAGGGCGGCCAGATCAAGCTGAACGTCACCAAGACCTTCAACAACGGCTATGTTCGTCTGTACGCTAAGTATCTTGACGATCGCGAACCCAATTACGCGATGGTCCCGGTGGCGGTGCGCGGGACCAATGCCGATCCGACCTACGGCACGATCGCCGGCTTCGATCCGCGCAAGGACACCCTCTATTCGCGGTACCGGAGCTCGCTCCTCGCGCTGGACGGCAACAACAATGTCACCAATCTGGACCTGCGCCAGGGCAACCGCAGCAAGGTAGCATCGGTTGGCCTGGAAGCGCAGTTCGATATCGCCGGCTGGACCTTCAGCAACCGGGCCCGCTTCGCCCAGATCTCCGGCACCTACAACGAGAACAGCTCGATGGCGCTGCTGCCCGCTGCAGCGCTGGCGCCCGCCTTTGCCGGACCGGGTGCAACCCTGCGCTACGCCAGCGGCCCCAAGACCGGCCAGACGATCGCCTCGCCTGCCTCGCTCAACGGCAACGGCCTGTTGATGTACGGGCTGGAAATCCATTCGGATCTCGAAAAGCTCGACAATTTCACCAATGATTTCCGGGGTAGCCGCGTCTGGGGCGTGGGCCGTGGCAAGCTGACGACGACGGCGGGCTTCTATGCCTCGTCCCAGGCGATGGTGCAGAACCTTCACCTGCTGACGGATGTGTTCGACATCGCTCCGGGCGGAAACTCCGCTTTTGTCGACGTGATCGCGGCCAACGGAACTCCGGTTACCCAGGGCGGCGTGCTGAACTACGGCATTCGTGGCACGGGCGCCTATCGCCGGCGCTACGATCTCGACTACCGCGTGTTCGCTCCCTATGGCTCGGTGAACTATCAGGTCGGCGCGCTGTCCGTCGGGGCCAGCCTCCGATATGACTTCGGCAAGGTTAGCGGCACGCTCTACGGCAGCGATCTCGGCGGTACCCGCGTCGGCACCGCACCGATCGACATGAACCGCGACGGCGCCATCTCGCTGCCTGAACGCACGGTGGCGGTGTTGCCGCTGTCCCAGCCGGGAGCCGCGAACTACAGCTACGGCTATGCTTCTTATTCGTTGGGCGTGAACTACCGCGTCGCCGAGCCGCTTTCCGTGTTTGCCCGCTATAGCCGCGGCGCCCGTGCGACCGCGGAGCGGATCTACTTCTCGCCCGCAGTCAATTCGGCATCGGGTGCACTCACCGATCCGGCGATGGCCTATGGCCCGGTGAAGCAGGCGGAAGCGGGCGTGAAGTTCCGCAAGGACGGCGTAACGCTGTTCGCCACGGGCTTCTGGGCGTCGACGTCGGACAAGAACCTGCAGATCGGCGCGGATGCCACCGGTGCGACCGTGGTGCTGCAGATCGACCGCGATTATAGTGCCAAGGGCATCGAGCTCGAAGGCCTGTTCGAGCACGGTCCGCTCAGCCTGCGCCTCGGTGCCACCTATACCAAGGCGAAGATCGACGCAGACAAGGCGGACAAGACGCTGGTGGGCAATACGCCGCGCCACCAGCCGGACCTGATCTTTCAGGCAACCCCGCAGTTCGAGGTCAAGACGTTCACCATCGGCACCAACGTGATCGGCACCACCAGCAGCTTCGCGCAGGACGGCAATCTCCTGAAGCAGCCGGGCTACACCATCGTCAGCCCGTTCGTGCAGGTTCGCCCGGTGAACGGCATCCAGCTCGGCCTGAACGTGTACAACGTGTTCGACAAGCTCGCCTTCGTCTCGGTCAACTCGGCCGCGATCCCGGCCTCGGGTGTGGTCACGGCGCAGACGCTCACCGGCCGCACCATCACCGCGTCGGTGCGCTTCAGCTTCTGA